From Pseudorasbora parva isolate DD20220531a chromosome 25, ASM2467924v1, whole genome shotgun sequence, one genomic window encodes:
- the LOC137065492 gene encoding uncharacterized protein: MISRMAVRGILFLTLLTVMCVADPTVKIVMPSCPCGPRNLALGAPAVQSSTNETLKASAENAVDGNRNSIFNVGSCSQTNGEMNPWWRIDLLEFYEVTRVRITNRGDGFAERINGAQIRIGNSLENNGNNNELAATVESIPAGETKTFEFKPITGHYVNIFIPGRSEYLTLCEVEVFGEKYPSAYGCAPRNLALGGTAVQSSTHPRHKAAAQNAVDGNRNSIMDGGSCSHTREERNPWWRVDLLEEQVVTRVRITNRGDGFAERINGAQIRIGNWLDNNGNNNELAATIESIPAGESKTFTFSPIKGRYVNIFIPKLLHKEFLTLCEVEVYAGMGCIDSHSPCPR; encoded by the exons ATGATTTCCAG GATGGCCGTTCGTGGGATTTTGTTTCTAACACTTCTTACTGTGATGTGCGTCGCTGATCCCACAG TAAAGATCGTCATGCCATCGTGCCCTTGTGGTCCAA GGAATCTTGCTCTTGGAGCACCAGCTGTCCAGTCCTCTACAAATGAGACGCTCAAAGCATCTGCTGAAAATGCTGTTGATGGCAACAGGAATTCAATTTTCAATGTTGGGTCATGCAGTCAAACTAATGGGGAAATGAACCCCTGGTGGAGAATTGACCTGCTGGAATTTTATGAGGTAACCAGAGTTCGCATCACTAATCGAGGAGATGGTTTTGCAGAGAGGATAAATGGTGCTCAGATTCGTATCGGCAACAGCCTAGAAAACAATGGCAACAATAATGAGCT AGCGGCAACTGTTGAGTCCATTCCAGCCGGAGAGacaaaaacatttgagtttaaGCCTATTACGGGGCATTATGTCAACATTTTTATTCCTGGGCGTAGTGAATATCTCACACTGTGTGAGGTCGAGGTGTTTGGAG AAAAGTACCCATCAGCGTACGGTTGTGCTCCAA GGAATCTTGCTCTTGGAGGCACAGCTGTCCAGTCTTCCACACACCCGCGGCACAAGGCAGCTGCTCAAAATGCTGTTGATGGCAACAGGAATTCAATTATGGATGGTGGCTCATGCAGTCATACTAGAGAGGAGAGGAACCCCTGGTGGAGAGTTGACCTGCTGGAAGAACAAGTGGTAACCAGAGTTCGCATCACTAATCGAGGAGATGGTTTTGCAGAGAGGATAAATGGTGCTCAGATCCGTATCGGCAACTGGCTGGACAATAATGGCAACAATAATGAGCT AGCGGCAACTATTGAGTCCATTCCAGCCGGAGAGTCAAAAACATTTACGTTTAGCCCTATTAAGGGTCGATATGTCAATATTTTCATACCCAAGTTACTCCACAAGGAATTTCTCACACTGTGTGAGGTCGAGGTGTATGCAG GGATGGGCTGTATTGATTCACACTCTCCCTGTCCTCGATAA